A part of Flavobacteriaceae bacterium GSB9 genomic DNA contains:
- a CDS encoding FKBP-type peptidyl-prolyl cis-trans isomerase, which translates to MKHFLIAVISLLTMASCSKDENLNHIDYREQNEGDIKTYIADNNLNATKTKSGLYYIIDHKGEGTQPNTNSNVTVAYKGYFLNGSVFDQSDPEGITFNLQQVIDGWTEGITYFNEGGNGKLLVPAHLGYGSYDYRDIPGGSVLVFDIELIATD; encoded by the coding sequence ATGAAACACTTTTTAATAGCAGTTATAAGTTTATTAACAATGGCATCTTGTAGCAAAGATGAAAACCTTAACCACATAGATTATAGAGAACAGAACGAAGGCGATATCAAAACCTATATCGCCGATAATAACTTAAACGCTACTAAAACCAAATCTGGCCTATATTACATTATAGATCATAAAGGTGAAGGTACGCAACCCAACACAAACAGTAATGTAACCGTAGCTTACAAAGGCTATTTTTTAAACGGTTCTGTGTTCGACCAAAGTGATCCAGAGGGCATAACGTTTAATTTACAACAGGTTATTGACGGCTGGACAGAAGGCATTACCTATTTTAACGAAGGCGGCAACGGTAAGTTATTAGTACCCGCCCATTTGGGTTATGGAAGTTATGATTACAGAGACATTCCAGGAGGGTCAGTATTAGTTTTTGATATTGAATTGATTGCTACGGACTAA
- a CDS encoding DUF4377 domain-containing protein, protein MTFIKTLPVLFLMAILNTSCSNNVGAETTTYWVNSLKVECDAGAGKAQCLQVFKGDDLNNAEWTLFYSPIEGFTFEPGYIQKIEVRETHLKPETVPADASSIKYQLVKVLEKQKDKKAILNDIWAATHIDGNKIENKNTPTLEINISKMQAFGSDGCNNFSGSIKNLNDNTLTFGPLASTRKMCPDMTVSQQFNQVISQTASYKHEQATLYLYNEAGDETLRFKKVD, encoded by the coding sequence ATGACATTTATCAAAACACTTCCCGTTTTATTTTTAATGGCTATTTTAAATACCTCATGTAGCAACAATGTAGGGGCGGAAACAACAACCTATTGGGTAAACAGCTTAAAAGTGGAATGCGATGCCGGGGCAGGAAAAGCCCAATGCCTTCAAGTTTTTAAAGGCGACGATTTAAACAACGCTGAGTGGACTTTATTTTATTCCCCCATAGAAGGCTTTACTTTCGAGCCTGGTTACATACAAAAAATTGAAGTTAGAGAAACACATCTCAAACCCGAAACGGTTCCTGCCGATGCGTCATCGATAAAATACCAGTTAGTGAAAGTTTTAGAAAAGCAAAAAGACAAAAAGGCAATACTTAACGATATTTGGGCTGCAACCCATATTGATGGTAACAAGATTGAAAACAAAAACACTCCTACGCTTGAAATTAACATATCAAAAATGCAAGCTTTTGGCTCAGACGGCTGCAATAATTTTTCAGGCAGTATTAAAAACTTAAATGACAACACACTTACTTTCGGCCCGCTGGCTTCAACTCGAAAAATGTGTCCAGATATGACGGTTTCACAACAGTTCAACCAAGTTATATCACAAACAGCTAGTTATAAACACGAACAAGCAACCCTTTATCTATATAATGAAGCAGGCGATGAAACATTGCGTTTTAAAAAAGTAGACTAA
- a CDS encoding DEAD/DEAH box helicase, translated as MSFKDLQLKKPILRAVAEAGYDTPTTVQEKAIPLVLNQKDLVVSAQTGTGKTAAFALPILQLLLNNQDSPKKGKKIKALIVSPTRELAIQIEDNFKIYSNYTNLRTTVVFGGVSIEPQKDVLKKGVDILIATPGRLLDLHKQNIINLDYVETLVLDEADLMLDMGFIDDVRKIERLCTREKQTLLFSATMPHKVQYLANTILKNPERIEVEQNSSTSTNVNQLLYYVPKRNKIELCLHLLRNTIRGNIIIFRRTKFGVDKLEKTLLKNSYKVDSIHGDKSQTARQEALNRFKAGKVNVLIATDVAARGIDIDELDAVINFDLPNIPETYVHRIGRTARAGNKGTAHSFCSADEKNYVQSIQQLIQLQINVVENHPYPLDPKAKPIVHKSKKTGSKHKKGRKSKASKKKKKRWY; from the coding sequence ATGTCCTTTAAAGACCTTCAATTAAAGAAGCCCATTTTACGAGCCGTGGCCGAGGCCGGCTATGATACCCCAACAACAGTTCAGGAAAAAGCTATTCCGTTGGTTTTAAATCAAAAAGACCTTGTCGTTTCGGCACAAACAGGTACCGGAAAAACAGCTGCATTTGCTTTGCCCATTCTACAACTATTATTAAATAACCAAGACAGCCCTAAAAAAGGGAAAAAGATTAAGGCATTAATTGTAAGCCCTACCAGAGAGCTTGCTATTCAAATTGAAGACAACTTTAAAATCTATAGCAACTACACAAACCTAAGAACTACTGTAGTTTTTGGAGGTGTTTCTATAGAGCCTCAAAAAGACGTTTTAAAAAAAGGCGTTGACATTTTAATTGCTACACCGGGCAGGCTGCTGGACTTACATAAGCAAAATATTATTAACCTTGATTATGTTGAAACCTTAGTTCTGGATGAGGCAGACCTTATGCTAGATATGGGGTTTATTGATGACGTTAGAAAAATTGAACGTTTGTGCACACGAGAAAAGCAAACGCTTTTGTTCTCAGCTACTATGCCGCACAAAGTTCAATATTTAGCCAACACCATTTTAAAAAACCCTGAGCGTATTGAGGTTGAACAAAATTCTTCTACATCAACAAATGTTAACCAACTTCTATACTATGTCCCCAAAAGAAATAAAATTGAATTGTGTTTACATTTATTGCGAAATACAATTAGAGGAAACATCATTATTTTTAGGCGTACCAAATTTGGCGTTGACAAACTTGAAAAAACACTGCTGAAAAACAGTTATAAGGTTGACAGTATTCATGGCGACAAAAGTCAAACAGCGAGACAAGAAGCATTAAACCGTTTTAAAGCAGGCAAAGTCAATGTTTTAATTGCTACCGATGTAGCCGCCCGAGGTATTGATATAGATGAACTCGACGCCGTTATAAACTTCGATTTACCAAACATACCCGAAACCTACGTACACCGTATTGGCCGTACGGCACGTGCTGGAAATAAGGGCACCGCCCATTCGTTTTGTTCGGCAGACGAAAAAAATTATGTGCAAAGTATTCAGCAGCTCATCCAACTTCAAATCAATGTGGTTGAAAACCACCCCTATCCGTTAGACCCAAAAGCTAAACCCATAGTGCATAAGTCGAAAAAAACGGGTAGCAAACACAAAAAAGGCAGAAAAAGCAAAGCTTCAAAAAAGAAAAAGAAACGTTGGTATTAA
- a CDS encoding M15 family metallopeptidase — translation MKHTLRFLLLFFITNVAAQLPEGFVYVRDYIPDLDVELRYYGSNNFVGKPIDGYHANTLILTQAATQALKHVHEALQEQNLCLKIYDGYRPQRAVNHFIRWARDWHDTINKHRFYPNVKKKNLFKEEYIASRSGHSKGSTVDLTIIDGNTGKPLDMGSPYDFFGKESWVLYNKITEKQKANRQLLQKIMLKYGFRNYPKEWWHFTLRGEPFRNTFFDFPIE, via the coding sequence ATGAAGCATACGTTAAGGTTTTTGTTATTGTTTTTTATTACCAATGTTGCGGCACAATTGCCCGAGGGTTTTGTTTATGTTAGGGATTATATACCAGATTTAGATGTTGAATTGCGTTATTATGGTTCTAATAATTTTGTAGGAAAACCTATTGATGGCTATCATGCCAATACATTAATTCTTACCCAAGCGGCAACTCAAGCCCTAAAGCATGTGCACGAGGCGTTGCAGGAGCAAAACTTGTGTTTAAAAATATATGACGGCTACAGGCCCCAGCGGGCTGTAAACCATTTTATTAGATGGGCCAGGGACTGGCATGATACGATTAATAAGCATCGGTTTTACCCTAATGTTAAAAAAAAGAATTTGTTTAAGGAAGAATATATTGCTTCAAGATCAGGTCATAGTAAGGGAAGCACAGTTGATTTAACAATTATTGACGGCAATACAGGAAAGCCTTTGGATATGGGAAGTCCTTATGATTTTTTTGGTAAGGAATCCTGGGTGTTGTATAATAAGATTACCGAAAAGCAAAAAGCCAACAGACAATTGTTGCAAAAAATTATGTTAAAATACGGCTTTAGGAATTACCCAAAGGAATGGTGGCATTTTACTTTACGTGGCGAACCATTCCGGAATACCTTTTTTGATTTTCCCATTGAATAA
- the htpG gene encoding molecular chaperone HtpG yields MTKGNINVSVENIFPLIKKFLYSDHEIFLRELISNATDATLKLKHLTNIGEAKVEYGNPKIEVKVDKEGKKLHIIDQGVGMTADEVEKYINQIAFSGAEEFIDKYKDAGKDAGIIGHFGLGFYSAFMVASKVEIITKSFKDEPAAHWVCDGSPEFTLEPAEKTERGTEIILHIADDSTEFLEESKIRELLNKYNKFMPIPIKFGTKEINDPEHEPATITDKDGKETKEPHRQITVDDIINNPDPAWTKQPTDLKEEDYSNFYRELYPMQFEEPLFHIHLNVDYPFNLTGILYFPKLSNDMQIQKDKIQLYQNQVFVTDNVEGIVPEFLTMLRGVIDSPDIPLNVSRSYLQADGAVKKISSYITRKVADKLKSLFNSNREDFEAKWDDIKIVIEYGMLSEEKFFEKADAFALYPTVDGKYFTYDELYNKIKAKQTDKDDKLVILYASDKDAQHSYIEAAKAKDYEVLLLDSPIVSHLIQKLETSKENISFARVDGDHIDNLIKKDDNVISKLDDEQKKTLDELLKEVIPSEKFMVQLVAMDSNANPFIITQPEFMRRMKEMQQTGGGGMFGMGNMPEMYNLVVNTNHDLVSEILNTKTKKKQERLINQSLDLARLSQGLLKGEELTNFIKRSYDMIK; encoded by the coding sequence ATGACAAAAGGAAACATTAATGTATCGGTAGAGAATATCTTCCCTCTCATTAAAAAATTCTTGTACAGCGACCACGAAATCTTTTTACGTGAGCTTATCAGCAATGCCACAGATGCCACTTTAAAATTAAAACACCTTACCAACATTGGTGAAGCTAAAGTTGAATACGGCAACCCAAAAATTGAAGTAAAGGTCGATAAAGAAGGTAAAAAACTTCACATTATAGACCAAGGTGTTGGTATGACTGCTGATGAAGTTGAAAAATACATTAACCAAATTGCCTTTTCTGGCGCTGAAGAGTTTATTGACAAATATAAAGATGCTGGTAAAGACGCCGGTATTATCGGTCATTTTGGCTTAGGTTTTTATTCTGCTTTTATGGTTGCCAGCAAAGTTGAAATTATTACCAAATCTTTTAAAGACGAACCTGCAGCACATTGGGTTTGCGATGGTTCACCTGAATTTACTTTAGAACCTGCCGAAAAAACTGAAAGAGGTACAGAAATCATTCTTCATATTGCAGATGATTCTACTGAATTTCTTGAAGAATCTAAAATTCGTGAGTTGTTAAATAAGTACAACAAGTTTATGCCCATCCCAATTAAATTTGGAACTAAGGAAATAAACGACCCAGAGCACGAACCTGCAACTATTACCGATAAAGACGGGAAAGAAACCAAAGAACCACATAGGCAAATTACAGTTGATGATATTATTAACAACCCCGATCCAGCGTGGACGAAACAGCCAACAGATTTAAAGGAAGAGGATTACAGCAACTTCTACCGCGAACTTTACCCAATGCAGTTTGAGGAGCCTTTATTCCATATCCATTTAAATGTTGATTACCCGTTCAACCTAACTGGCATCTTGTATTTTCCAAAGCTGTCTAACGATATGCAGATACAAAAAGACAAAATTCAATTATACCAAAACCAAGTTTTTGTAACCGATAATGTTGAAGGTATTGTTCCTGAATTTTTAACCATGCTTCGCGGCGTTATCGATTCTCCGGATATTCCTTTGAACGTATCGCGTTCTTACTTGCAAGCCGATGGCGCTGTTAAGAAAATTTCGTCATACATCACCAGAAAGGTGGCCGATAAATTAAAATCACTATTTAACAGTAACCGTGAAGATTTTGAAGCTAAATGGGACGATATTAAAATCGTTATTGAATACGGTATGCTTTCTGAAGAAAAATTCTTTGAAAAAGCTGATGCTTTTGCATTGTACCCAACGGTTGATGGCAAATACTTTACTTACGACGAGCTTTACAATAAAATTAAAGCAAAACAAACCGATAAGGATGATAAGCTGGTAATCCTTTATGCGTCTGATAAAGATGCGCAACATAGTTATATTGAGGCTGCAAAAGCTAAAGATTATGAGGTGTTGTTATTAGACTCGCCAATTGTATCCCACTTAATCCAAAAATTAGAAACCAGTAAAGAAAACATTTCGTTTGCCCGTGTTGATGGTGACCATATCGACAATCTAATTAAAAAGGACGACAACGTTATTTCTAAATTGGACGACGAGCAAAAGAAAACCTTAGACGAACTTTTAAAAGAAGTTATTCCTTCTGAAAAATTCATGGTTCAATTGGTAGCAATGGACAGTAATGCCAATCCGTTTATTATCACACAGCCAGAATTTATGCGCCGCATGAAAGAAATGCAGCAAACTGGCGGTGGTGGCATGTTTGGCATGGGCAACATGCCAGAAATGTACAATTTAGTGGTAAACACAAACCACGACCTGGTAAGTGAAATTTTAAATACTAAAACCAAGAAGAAGCAAGAGCGTTTGATAAATCAAAGTTTAGATTTAGCTCGACTATCCCAAGGCTTATTAAAAGGTGAAGAACTCACAAATTTTATCAAGCGTAGTTACGATATGATAAAGTAA
- a CDS encoding alpha-ketoglutarate-dependent dioxygenase AlkB: protein MRQTSKINLNLKDAEVLYFPNFFSNREADTCFKNLMAEIEWRQDNITVFGKTYAQPRLTAFFADNDKPYGYSNIKMRPKPFGGHLLLIKQILENELKIKFTSCLANLYRNGQDSNGWHADNEKELGLNPIIASVSLGEERIFHLKHKTDKTLKTKIKLEHGSLLLMKGATQRNWLHQIPKTKKPIGKRINLTFRIIA, encoded by the coding sequence ATGCGGCAGACATCTAAAATTAATTTGAACTTAAAAGATGCCGAAGTACTTTACTTTCCTAATTTTTTTAGCAATAGAGAAGCAGACACTTGTTTTAAAAACCTAATGGCCGAAATTGAATGGCGGCAAGATAACATTACCGTTTTTGGAAAGACTTATGCCCAACCAAGACTTACCGCATTTTTTGCAGACAACGATAAACCATACGGATATAGCAATATTAAAATGCGACCCAAACCGTTTGGAGGGCATTTATTGCTAATAAAGCAAATTCTAGAAAACGAGCTAAAAATAAAGTTTACGAGTTGTTTGGCAAATTTATACCGAAACGGCCAAGACAGCAATGGCTGGCATGCCGATAACGAAAAGGAACTTGGTTTAAATCCTATTATAGCTTCTGTTTCTTTGGGTGAAGAACGCATTTTCCACTTAAAGCATAAAACAGATAAAACATTGAAAACTAAAATTAAACTGGAGCATGGCAGTTTATTACTTATGAAAGGTGCTACACAGCGCAATTGGCTACATCAAATTCCAAAAACTAAAAAACCTATTGGCAAACGCATTAATCTCACATTTCGGATTATTGCATAA
- a CDS encoding outer membrane beta-barrel protein, with amino-acid sequence MEQIYAGLGLGVKFKLTDRISLALEGKNTTYNFNAAKYLLTDADKISLGITDADTESNRLYSWSVQASLQFYLGGNKMEEETELDRAYRRQFQGGFKGLRLIVEPSVGHINFDGASALRDSYVVGGFLGMDFNQYVEFRAFYFKSASENALDFNWQPLQLYGLEFRANLNDGNSVIPYLTFGGGRLGVQDGYNDNIDLPKADSSMFESAGVGLNIPLAKNIAITGAAKYLITSGEDVQDIQNTEGIQSHFMYNAGLKFAIGAKSKSPEAIYQDNLEEAKTIQKVSDSIAYQKRAAKKAAAHKERIETQKKEYNTKIDSLNTALETSRNTLDAETTISLLEEKKKVQDDLKQVEDVEQSLVTLSQEGV; translated from the coding sequence TTGGAACAAATTTATGCTGGTCTTGGTCTTGGGGTTAAATTTAAGCTAACCGATAGAATTTCATTGGCATTAGAAGGTAAAAATACGACATATAATTTTAATGCGGCTAAGTATTTATTGACAGATGCCGATAAGATAAGTTTAGGTATAACAGATGCTGATACCGAATCTAACCGGCTCTATAGCTGGAGTGTGCAAGCTAGTTTGCAATTTTATCTGGGAGGCAACAAAATGGAAGAGGAAACCGAGCTAGATCGTGCTTATAGACGTCAATTTCAAGGTGGCTTTAAAGGGCTGCGGTTAATCGTAGAACCTAGTGTGGGGCACATCAACTTTGATGGTGCTTCAGCTTTGAGGGATTCTTATGTAGTTGGTGGGTTTCTAGGTATGGATTTTAATCAATATGTTGAGTTTCGAGCATTTTATTTCAAATCGGCTTCAGAAAACGCACTCGATTTTAATTGGCAGCCTTTACAACTTTACGGTTTAGAGTTTAGAGCTAATTTAAACGATGGCAATAGTGTGATTCCATATTTAACTTTTGGAGGAGGGCGATTGGGTGTTCAAGATGGCTACAACGATAATATAGATTTGCCAAAAGCCGATAGTTCGATGTTTGAATCCGCCGGTGTGGGCTTAAATATTCCATTGGCTAAAAATATTGCGATAACGGGAGCAGCCAAATATTTGATAACATCGGGTGAGGATGTTCAAGATATACAAAATACCGAAGGTATACAGAGCCATTTTATGTACAATGCAGGTTTAAAATTTGCAATAGGTGCTAAATCTAAAAGTCCTGAAGCCATTTATCAGGATAATTTAGAAGAGGCTAAAACCATCCAAAAGGTTTCAGATTCAATAGCCTATCAAAAACGAGCGGCAAAAAAGGCGGCCGCCCATAAAGAACGTATTGAAACGCAGAAAAAAGAGTACAATACAAAAATAGATTCGTTAAATACAGCTTTGGAGACTTCTAGAAATACCCTTGATGCCGAAACAACAATTTCGTTGCTTGAAGAGAAGAAAAAAGTGCAGGATGATTTAAAGCAGGTTGAAGATGTTGAACAAAGCTTGGTTACGCTTTCGCAGGAAGGGGTTTAA
- a CDS encoding MOSC domain-containing protein encodes MQITSTNLSKPTTITWNGKTQQTGIFKTPTNMPIFLGKSGVQNDAVIDRKYHGGEFKACYLFSENQYGYWQDLYPNLDWDWGMFGENLTVKNLDETKIYVGDIYKIGNAIVQITEPREPCFKLGIRFGSQSIIKQFIEHSFPGTYIRIIEEGTVEKGDVFQLIEKNTNSLTTAELFKLIISKEKNQNHLKLAINNEALPPKKRQQLEGFLK; translated from the coding sequence ATGCAAATCACCTCCACAAACCTTTCAAAACCCACTACCATTACTTGGAATGGAAAAACACAACAAACTGGCATTTTTAAAACTCCCACCAATATGCCTATTTTCTTGGGAAAAAGCGGTGTACAAAACGATGCTGTTATCGACAGAAAGTATCATGGTGGCGAATTTAAGGCTTGCTATCTTTTTTCAGAAAATCAATATGGCTACTGGCAAGATCTTTATCCGAATCTCGATTGGGATTGGGGGATGTTCGGAGAAAACCTTACCGTCAAAAATTTAGATGAGACCAAAATATATGTTGGCGATATTTACAAAATAGGTAACGCTATTGTACAGATAACCGAACCTAGGGAGCCCTGCTTTAAATTGGGGATTAGGTTTGGTTCGCAAAGCATTATAAAACAATTTATTGAACACAGTTTTCCCGGAACCTATATTCGCATAATAGAAGAAGGCACAGTTGAAAAAGGAGACGTCTTTCAGCTTATTGAAAAGAATACCAACAGTTTAACCACGGCTGAACTCTTCAAATTAATTATTTCAAAAGAAAAAAACCAAAACCACTTAAAGTTAGCCATTAACAATGAAGCCTTGCCCCCAAAAAAGAGACAACAACTCGAAGGTTTTTTAAAATAG